Proteins encoded within one genomic window of Panicum virgatum strain AP13 chromosome 1N, P.virgatum_v5, whole genome shotgun sequence:
- the LOC120655741 gene encoding uncharacterized protein LOC120655741: MLDILNAATHRPATPPQVPLFPKQAGMAESRKQGSRMAARSRGVHGLLRSRPPVPYREGPLAYEPTVVCACNRKAPQWISWSDDNSGRRYYRCSRARTDGECSFYVWYDPEHTTFMKNLFLDLRNAVWELRSKAEEIAELKQISDLLSSENKEKVLVLKAQDKDLEEKNKQLVLLSKKFSLGSRCCLFYRGFVMLLVGLSFGLMLGVM, encoded by the exons ATGCTTGACATCCTCAACGCCGCGACCCACCGCCCGGCAACGCCACCGCAGGTTCCTCTCTTCCCAAAACAAGCCG GCATGGCAGAGTCGAGAAAGCAAGGTTCCAGGATGGCTGCACGTAGTCGTGGAGTCCATGGCCTCCTGAGGTCACGACCACCGGTGCCCTACAGAGAGGGCCCTCTAGCTTATGAGCCCACCGTGGTGTGTGCGTGCAACAGAAAGGCACCACAGTGGATTTCATGGAGTGATGATAATTCTGGTCGGAGATACTACAGATGCAGCCGAGCAAGG ACTGATGGGGAATGTAGCTTCTATGTGTGGTATGATCCCGAGCACACAACATTTATGAAGAATTTATTTTTGGATCTCCGTAATGCTGTTTGGGAATTGAGGAGCAAAGCGGAGGAGATTGCTGAGCTGAAGCAAATCAGTGACCTGCTGTCCAGCGAGAATAAAGAGAAGGTTTTAGTCCTAAAAGCACAAGACAAGGACCTGGAGGAGAAAAATAAGCAATTGGTGCTCCTGTCTAAAAAGTTTAGTTTAGGGAGTAGGTGTTGTTTATTCTATCGTGGCTTTGTAATGTTACTTGTTGGCTTGTCTTTTGGCCTGATGTTAGGTGTCATGTGA